The DNA segment CGACTCATGGCGGGGGCCGGGGGTCCCCTGCGTCTCCGGGACTGGCTGGTGGCGCAGATCGAGAGCGGGCGCTACGCTGGGCTGCGCTGGGAGGACGCGGGCAAGACCCTCTTCCGCATCCCCTGGAAGCACGCAGCCAAGCAGGGCTACCAGGCGCAGCAGGACGCGGCGCTCTTCAGGGTAAGGATGCGCGGGCCGGGGGTCGCCAGCCCGGCCCGGGAGGGCTCTGCGCTCACACTGTCGCAGAGTCCGGAACCGACCCGACACGCTGTCACCTCGGGCCACAGGTTCACCCCTTAACCTCAGTTGTCTCTAGGTTGAGGGTAGTGTTCTGTATACATGGGACACCCTCCCACACCCTCTTAAAAGAGAATCAGACAAGGGCTGCATAACCTGCACCATCCCCACGCCTCAGGggacctctcctccctctccttgaGGAAATTAGATGCCACCGCCACCATGGAAATTCCCTCCACTTCCCACACGTAAACTGTTAACCCCAGCAGCTTCGGGGACATTTTCTGTGCTTTCCAACACCAGCCCTTCTCAGGGACCTCCTCCAGGGATGCCCTCCCTTTCCTTAGACACCATTAACTTCCTCCAAACTGGCTCTTTCCCACCAAGATTGAAACTGGAATCTCTCCTGTGAGCAAAAAGCAACCAACCGCATCCCAGGCCACCGCCACCATCCCAAACACCACGTCTCCAGCTCCTGCTTCTCTGGcctcccctctcctttcacaGGGTGAAGCACCTAGAAAGGGTCTTCTGGACATCAACGCCCTCACTCATACCCGCCCCCCcgctcctcccccacccacagtGTGGTTCCTCTCCCTCCTGCTAACGTCTCTAATTTTGCCAAATCCAAGGATGCCATTACTATCATCTTCTTGGACCCTTGGGTGGGTTTGTGTCTAGTGGACCCTCCCTTCTTGAAACAGTCTCACTTGGTTTCCAGGAtctgtgtcccctccccactccaaccCTGACCTGTTTTCCTCCTACCTTCCTGGACCCCGCTTCTCAGCCTCCAtcccttcttctcctcttctgggGCTCTCAGCActctctcttggacctccctcctcaCGTCCCACTCTCCCCTTCCACAGCCTCAGTGTGGAGCCCAGCgtttcccagcctcccagccaaGCCCCAAGCCTGCTGGTCTGACAGCCCAGACCTCTCAGACTCAGCACCTCCTTAATAGCACACTCGTCAGCTCCCTCCTACAAACGTCTGTATTTCCCAAAATGGAAGATGGCACGGATCGCCACCTAGACCCCAGAGCTGGGCACCTGAACCCTGGCCGCTCCCCTCTCCTGCAATCTCATTCTAATCCATTTCCAAGGCCTTCGGCTCTTACTGCAGAACTGCTCTTTCATCCGTCTACGTGGACCCGTTCCCACCATCTCTCACCAGGATAACTGAATGCCCTGCTTTCCCATCCCTCAGCTCTCCCCTCAGTCCTCCAGAGGTATATTTCTAAATGTAAATCTTGCCTTGGCACTCTCCTACTCAGAGTCCTTCCGTGGCTCCCCATTGCTCTTGTGATAAAGTCCCAACTCCTTACCAAGACCTCAAAGCCCTGCATGAACTGCTCCTCCCTGGCCTCTGTCCGTCTCTCTCCACTCCTTCCCCAACCTTAGACCCAGCCAGACAGTTCCCTTCAGTCTCCAAATGCTTCCTGTCTCTCTCACCGTGAGAACTTTGTACATtctgttccccctgcctggaacaCCCTTTCTTCTTCACTTTCACTAGCCAACTCCCATCATGCTCAGCTTAAACATCTCTTGCTAAAGACAAGCCTTCCCTGATGCATTCATTTGCTTAATGCATTTATGAAGCTCTCAGTGCTTCTCCCAAGTCGTCCCTGATTCCTTCTGCTTCCTCCATGGAACCGCTTTCCCTATGAATTATAAGTGCCTTGTATGAGTCTGCCTCCTCCAGCTGCCCGTGGGTGGTGACCTTGAGtgcagtgcctggcccacagagGACTGGTTCAGGAAGTGTTGAACAGGTGGTTACCTGGCCTGCCCCTTAAGGCTATGTGCCGTTCAGAAGCGGGAGATTCTGGGGACGGCCCTCCCTGTCCCTCTTTGGCACTGCTTTAACCCATCCCTCAACCCACCCCTGACACACACATGTGACTCCCTGGCTTCAGGCCCTCCTGGTGCCTCAAAGTCCACGGGATAAAGCTTGGCCTTCGAGGACATTCATGATCCAGCTTCAACCTGTCttcttccttaattcctcttccccttcccccccaccacacacagttGGtcctcattattcacagattccatATTTACAAATTCTCTTACTCGCTAAAATTATATGTAATCTCAAAATTGATATTCAAGGCACTTTTGCAGCCATTCACAGACATGCAcaggatggcaaaaaaaaaaattgtcaccaaCATgcatgttcccagctgaggttgaGCAAGGTGACAACTCTAGTTTCAGCTCTTCTACTGTAAACAGGTGTCCTTTCGCAGACAATATTTAGTCCacgtttttaatatttttgtgctttttgttggtgatttcactgtttaaaatgaccCCCCAGCTTACACAGTGTTGCAGCGCTGTCAGTATTCCTGAGCACAGGAAGGCTGTGACGTCTGTAAGTTTCTTTCAGACGTGAGTTACAGGGCTGCTGGCCATGAGTTCACTGTTAATGAATGAACAgtttatattaaataaggtgtcctTCAACAGAAACGCTCATagaacaaggttatgtattgaccAACTGATGAAAATGGGGTGACCAGAGGCGCGCAGGAACCTAGCCTTGTATTTCCCTTAGGAGTGATGGTTCAGTGTTTGCTAACTCAGTGGTTGTGTAAATTTTATAGAACACAACTACCAGGAATAACAAGAATCAACAGTACACATACCCTCAGACACGCACACCAGCTCCAGTCACACCAGGCTGCCCACTGACCCCTGCGCGTCACGCGCTTCCATGCCTTTGCTCGAGCTGTTCCCCCTGCTGGGAACGTCACTCCACCTGGCAACGTCCTATTTATCCTTCGAGGCCCaatttgattcattcaacaaatacttattgagcatctcctgtgtgccaggcaccacttTAGATGCTTAGGGGCACAGCAGTGTCCCCAAAGATCCCTCTCTCGTCATGGTGACAACACCCTGTGCCTTGAGCCCAGGTTACCTTTGAGTTAGAGCATCCTTAACGTAATGAATAAGTACTGCAATAAATAAGCAgcgtgtgccaggtgctgtgctaagcaCGTTACGTAGACCGCTCATCTTACACGCGCCACAACCAGGTGAGGTTAGGTATTATCGGCACAGTTTACAGACAGCAAAATCAAGCCTTAAAGGTCTCACCACTGGCAAGAGACACCAACAGAGGAACTGTGGCTTTTCAGTCTGGTGTCCCACTAAGCCTGGGATCTCCTCCGAGAGCAATGACTGAGCGTGATTTATCAATTAaatcccccgccccccatccctgAAAGTGAGCAATGCGAACAAGACATCTCCTACTGTCCTCCCCTTTGACTACTGTGCTCCAGCCTCACTGGCCTTCCTTGAATCTCTCCTACCCCAGGACctctgcacttgctgttccttctacctAGTACAGCCTTCCCCCAGATCTTTGTCCGACTCCATCCTTCTCTTCAATCAGGCTTCAGCCCAAATGCCACTTCCTCCGCGAGGCCTTTTCTGATCACCCTCTCTAAAGCGGTccctcatatttatttatttatttagtccctCTACCACAACAGTCATTCTAATGTGTTTAATGAGTACCTTTGGTTTGTATGTTTTCTTGCAAAGTGGGCATTGCTGTTTCGTGTGTATTCTTACCTTATATACATCATAATTGTGTCATAGATCTCATTCTGTGTCTTACTTTTATTTCACTCAAGGTCATGCTCTGAAGATCTATTCTTGTTCTCTGTccgtctaatttgtttctggatgCTGCCTAGAACTCTCCAGTGGGCATCTATTACACGCACTCCCCCACCTACTTTCCCAGGGATGGACACAAGTTTGCTTTCCAGACCACAAATAACGCTGCAGTGGATCCTTGCCCTGGTCCCCTCGTGAGCCTCTGTGAGAATTCCTTTGGAATTGGCATTTCTGCTCACAGGGTATGCTTATACTTAATTGGACTAGGCATGCCTGATTGCCCTCCAGAGACTCTGCTCCCATTCCATGCCCACCAACTGTGTCCACATCCCAACCAACTACTGGCTTATCCAACTGGCTAAATTTTGTAAGCTTACAGGTGACATCTCatacttttatttgcatttctctggcaCTAATGAGTTTCAGTACCTTCTCCTATGCTCATGGGATtctggtttcctcttctgtaaaccACCCATCCTTGTCCTTTGATAAGAATGTTTCTTTAGGGGATGCTTTCTGTTTCTTACTGATTTGCAGAAGTTCCTGTATGTTCTAGATCTTAGCCCCTTGCTGATTTCAGACATTGCAGTGTTTTTGCCTTATGGTTCATGCCTTTAAAGTTTTGGTTAAGAAGCATTCTCTGCCCCAGAAGATTTTCTTCTACATTCTTTCCTATTAAGTTTATAGTCTTACCCCttacttttggttttttaatcATCTGCAGTCCACTTTGTTTGTGGCAATAGGTAAGGATTCCGTTTTATGGCTCTCCAGATAGCAAGTCACTGCCAGCATTTTATATCCCATcgtatattttttttatttatcacaATCCATAATTTGGAATATAGTTATTTCCTTTCAGCTGTTTGCGGCTGCCTTCTCCCATGAGACTTGAGTTCCTTGAGAACAGGGACCATGTATGTCTTGTTGTTCCCCATTTAGTCCTTAActtgggcctggcacacagcaggagctCAAGGAATATGTgttggatggagggagggaggaagagaaggaaggagggaggggccgaaggacagagggagagagagaagggtgggAGGCAAGGCAGCCCTCATCCCTTTCCACGGCACCATCCCCATCTCCCACGCTATTCCTCCCCCAATGCCCCTGCTCACCCCCAGGCCTGGGCCATATACAAGGGCAAGCACCTAGAGGGCGTTGACAAGGAGGACCCCTCCACCTGGAAGACGCGGCTCCGCTGTGCCCTCAACAACAGCGCTGACTTCTGTGAGGTGCGCTCGCTCAACCAGCTGGACATCTCCAACCCCTACAAGGTCTACCGGCTCCTGTCTGCCGGTGCCCACAACCCAGGTACCATCCTGTCCCTGGAGGTAGCAGCTGAGGATGGCTCTCTGGGCAATAAGGACCTCacattgcccatctgtaaaatgggaaatggTGGGCTTATTGAGCTTAAATAAGCTCATGGGCTGGTAAACCTAGAAGGACCTTACAGTTTATCTCCCCATTcgaaaaggaggaaactgagcccagagagAGGTGGGCCTTGCCTGAGATCATGCAGTGAGCTGGGTTACTCTGGTCTGGGCTCACCTCAGACAAGGTTGGGGGGTTCCCCTTGGGGCCCAGGAAACCACAGACTATTTCTTCCTTCATCCAGTTACCAGGGCTTGTGCCCCCTCTAAAGAGGAGGGCATTCTTCATAGCCAGCAGGTGCCCCCTGGAGAAGTGACAGAGCTGGCCTGCAAGACAGAAGAGCAGGTCAGTGAGTCCTTCCAGCCCCTACAGCCTTGCTAGCCCAGGCACCTCGCACCCATACCACCCCCTGTATAATCTCCAGCGCATTCATCTCATCCTCTCCATCAGCTCCTGCCCATCTCTGTTCCCACCCATCAGCTCTACTTCCTGCCTCTACTCTATCTCTGCCATCATTTTCATCTCCTTCATTCTATTCTCCTTGACTCCATCATTTCTGTCCCATCGTCTCCACCATCTTCACCTCCATCTCTCTGTCTGCGCCAGccctattttctcccatttcagcCCCTCTTCCCTGTCATCATGGGATCAATCACTCTGTCCCCACTCATCCCATCAGATCCAGTTCCATCACTGTATTCCCTTCACCTGCATCACCTCTAGCTCTCATTGTTGCCATCACCCCTATCATCTCTATCTCCGTCACTGTCTGTGTCACTCTTACTCCACCCCATCACCTCTCCCCCGTCATCTGCGGTTCATTCCTCTGTTCCCATCTCCCCATTAGCCTGGTTCATTCCACTGTCCCAAGTGTCCCCATTCCATTGCTCTATCACCCCATTTCTATCACCCCATCTCCTCATTCACTGCTAGTACTTTTCTCTCCCTATCACAATGAGCTTCACCTCCAAAAACCCCATCAACTCTCTCTTTAACTCTACGGGGTGAACTTCAAAGTCCCTATCAAGCCCGGCTGGCTTTCAGTCTGTCCagacctccccctgccccagtttAGACTGTCTGGGAGCTCCTGTGGCCCACAGGTCTCCTCTTCCACCCTCACGACCCTTTCTCCCGATGCTCAGGTTGGCTCCAGATTAGTCACAGAGGATAAAGACAAGAAGCAGCCCCCCAGgctggcctccctgcccccaggccctTTGGCTGGCCACGGTAAGGACTGGGTCTCCTCAcccacccctgcctcctccccGGCCTCTTCCAGGACCTTGATCTAGGGGTCGAGGGACCCAGGGTGAGGCGATGCCTTACTGcttcccctccttctccaggGTACCAGGCTCAGGATCCTGCTCACCCCTGGGGCCCCTTGCCTTCTGAGGACTTCAGCAACCCCGGTAAGGAATCCGAAGGCCCTCTCCCCTGACCGCTGTGCAGAACTGGGGAGGACCTAGGGTTGGTGCCGAATAGCCTCTGTCTCCCACCCAAAGCACCCAGCCCAGACTCCAGataacaacagctaacatttgttgagggCTTAGCTTATACCAGGCTTCCTTCTAAGTCTCCCCACAGCCCTGTGAGATAGATACTgccattctccccattttacagatgcagaaaccagacacagaggttaagaaccctgcccaaggtcacacagttagtaaccCTGGGAAAGTTACTATCAGATCACAGCTCCTAAGGGGCAGTGAGAGATTAGAACCCAAGGGCCTGGCTGTAGAGCCCACAGCCCTAACCACTGAGCATACTGCTAGCTCTTCATATGGGAGGctgctgttttgttgttgttgttgctattattatgatgattattatttctaccggcattaaaaatatttaccggGAAGAAACTCCTAGAATCCCAGAAATTTGGGCTGGGAGGGCATCAGTGTCATGCCCCCATTGTACTGATGGCCCCAGACCCTATGCTTTTGAAGCTCAACTACCAGTTTGTTTATACTGGAAGCTGCTATTATTTACTACCACCACTACTACTagaattactattattacttatCGCGAGGGAGTGTCAAAAATTCCCGAGGTGGCGGCCGGGTGACCTCTGGGTTCCCTGCCCTGttgtgaggggagggggagccgGCGCCGCCAACGCCGGGCGCGCGTCCCCTCCCTCTCCCGCAGATTTTTGGCTGCACGTGCGACTCTTCTATGGCGCGGAGCTGGTGCGCGAAGCCACAGCGCGCGCGGCCGAGGGCTGCAGCCTGAGTCCGCGCgcagccgccgctgccgccgaGCTCCTGCTGGGGTCGCCGCCGCGCGTCGCGCAGGTTCGTTTCCCGGAGCCGCCGCCCGGCGCCCGCGTCCTGCGGCGCCTGCTGCCCCACCTGGAGCGCGGAGTGCTGCTCTGGGTGGCGCCCGAGGGCGTCTTCGCCAAGCGCCTGTGCCAGGGCCGTGTGTACTGGCGCGGCCCGCTCGCCCCGCACCGCGCGCGGCCCAACAAACTGGAGCGAGAGCGCACCTGCCAGCTCCTCGACACGCGCAGCTTCCTCGCGGGTAAGAGCGCGACAGCGGGGCCGCTGGCGGCGCGGGGCGGAGTGGCCGGGCACTGGGGTCGGCAAAGGAACTCGGACAGAGGAGAGTGGGCACACGAGATGTGGGCGCGGGGCGATGGACTTGACGATGCTGGGCTGGAGTGGGAATGGAAACAAAGGACATGACGCAGAAGCACCGGGGGTGGGAACGAATATGGGCATCGGGAGGGCTGGGCACAGATTAGACATAGGCGTATGGGAGGTGTAGGCACGAGGCAGGCTGGGGCACTGGGTGTGGGACATAAGCATAGGACTTGGGCACGTGTTGTCATAGGGCGTTATGCATAGGGTGGGCATCGGGGGCACTGGACACAAGATAGGCATAGGTGAGTGGCAGTGGGCATGGGGTGGGCATAAAGGCATGATAGTGAGCATAGGGCAGGAGGCACGGGGCATGAAACCTAGAAGTGGGAGCAGATGTGGGACATGAGGCAGGTGTGGGGACGTGGAAGTGGGCATAGGGCATGGGCACACAATGGGGATGTGGGCTTACGGGACGTGTGCATAGGATGTGAGCACAAGATGGGCACCAGGTGGGACGCCCCATCTTGGCCCAGACCCCACAGTCTCGGTGCCCGTAGAACTGAGAGCCCACCTGCATCATGGTCGCCAGGAGCCCGAGTACCAGATCCGGCTGTGCTTTGGCGAGGAGTACCCGGGGCCCCCGGACCAGCCTGAGGAGCGTCTCATTATGGCCCATGTGAGTCACCTCCCACTCCAGCGGAGAACCGCACCCTCCAGCCTCCCCGAACGACCTCTCACTGCTCCCTCCAGTCCCAGCTCCGCTCTGGACCTGCCTTATCTGATCTGGAAGACCTTGCGTGTAAAATGCATGTGGAGAGGAGCTGTCACTCCCGTCCCCCGACCCCAACAAAGGGTGTGGGTAAAGGGGAAGGTTGGCTcattgccccacccccaccccgcaggTGGAGCCAGTCTTCGCGCGGGAGCTCCTCCTACACTCGAAGCTCCACGGCCAGGTGCCTCGGTGGCGCGTTCCCAGCCCCGCAACCCCGACAGCGTCACTCACCTGCTGACACAGCTGAGTCAGCCCTGAGCGGTTGTTTCCCCCTCCCGTACCCGCTAAAGCAGTCCCCACAGGGTGCAgatcccaccccagccctgccctagCTGAGCCAGGGGACTTTAGGTCTCGCCTCACTCATCGCCCAGGTAGGTTGAGACAGCGGAAGCCAGTCACGGCCTTCAACCTCTCAGCCAATGAGATGGAGCCCCGGGAACCCAGGAAGGAGGCGCATAAGCGGACAGCCgggcagctgggcctggggcGTCAGGCTTGGGAACTAAACTCGACCTTGAGGTTCCAGAAATAGCAATTAGGTCAGAAACAAGACTTCATCTTTTTGTGAAGAGCCGGACATGCCCATAGCGGTTTACCTAAAGCAGACCTTACCTGCAATTGATCCATTATAAGGTTTGCTTAAAGCTGAGTttactgggagttccctggtggttaggactctgtgcttccactgctgggggcccaggttcgaggGATCCCtcgtggaggaactaagatcccacaagcccccaggtgcagccaaaaagaaaaggggCTGAGTTTACCAATAATAAGACCCTCCGCATAAATTAGACTGAAGCCCAACCAGTAACAGAATTGCCCCACCTCTGAGGGGCTGTGAGTTTCCAGACCCTCCTTTCACCTGCCACAAGTCTCTCTTCttttggggtgggtggggattGTGAGGGGAGGGGGTCCCAAAACAGAGGACTTAGCCTGAACCTGGGGCTTTAAAtgctaaccactgaaccaccgcCAGTAGATACTGtctttggagaaactgaggcaggccTAGGACAGAAGCCAAAGTGGGAGCCAGGAGTCCAGCCCCTGCCCAAGCCCCCCCAATCTTTGCAAACTGTAAGTTGTAGGGAGTCCTTGAGAATTGGGAGGGAGCCCTCTCCACCATGAAAGCAGTGACCCTGCCTTGTCAGTAAAGTCACTGTTTTCTACCCCAGATATCAGACCTTTTACCTTTTCTGATTTCTGACTTTATTTATAGGAATTCTCTTACAGATGGCAACATAATAAATCTTTTAGTGATACATTAATAAGCCACTTTTATGGGGGGAAACCTGTATGATTCAATAAAGGGCAGAATCAGTCTTAAAATTCATTCAAcgaatgtttattgagcacctactctgttccAGGCAGATACTGGACACTTGGGATAGAGCAAAGCATGGTTCCCTATTCCCTTGGGGGTCACAGCCAGTTTTCCAGTGGGGGCCCAGTGACAGTCCTCTACCCCTGCCCCTCACGGAAGGAGTAGTGTTAAGGAGTTACAGAATTCTGGGTTGAAATCACAGCTTTGTCACAGACTAGCTGTGccacctcaggcaagtcacttaacttctctgaacctcacatTCCTCATCTACTCAAGAGAAGCTATTAAGGCCTCTGGAGCAGAGTTGGTCTGAGAAGTAAATGTcgagaggg comes from the Delphinus delphis chromosome 15, mDelDel1.2, whole genome shotgun sequence genome and includes:
- the LOC132437727 gene encoding interferon regulatory factor 4-like isoform X1; protein product: MAGDQWRRDEGRVPDGRRLMAGAGGPLRLRDWLVAQIESGRYAGLRWEDAGKTLFRIPWKHAAKQGYQAQQDAALFRAWAIYKGKHLEGVDKEDPSTWKTRLRCALNNSADFCEVRSLNQLDISNPYKVYRLLSAGAHNPVTRACAPSKEEGILHSQQVPPGEVTELACKTEEQVGSRLVTEDKDKKQPPRLASLPPGPLAGHGYQAQDPAHPWGPLPSEDFSNPDFWLHVRLFYGAELVREATARAAEGCSLSPRAAAAAAELLLGSPPRVAQVRFPEPPPGARVLRRLLPHLERGVLLWVAPEGVFAKRLCQGRVYWRGPLAPHRARPNKLERERTCQLLDTRSFLAELRAHLHHGRQEPEYQIRLCFGEEYPGPPDQPEERLIMAHVEPVFARELLLHSKLHGQVPRWRVPSPATPTASLTC
- the LOC132437727 gene encoding interferon regulatory factor 4-like isoform X2 translates to MAGDQWRRDEGRVPDGRRLMAGAGGPLRLRDWLVAQIESGRYAGLRWEDAGKTLFRIPWKHAAKQGYQAQQDAALFRAWAIYKGKHLEGVDKEDPSTWKTRLRCALNNSADFCEVRSLNQLDISNPYKVYRLLSAGAHNPVTRACAPSKEEGILHSQQVPPGEVTELACKTEEQVGSRLVTEDKDKKQPPRLASLPPGPLAGHGYQAQDPAHPWGPLPSEDFSNPDFWLHVRLFYGAELVREATARAAEGCSLSPRAAAAAAELLLGSPPRVAQVRFPEPPPGARVLRRLLPHLERGVLLWVAPEGVFAKRLCQGRVYWRGPLAPHRARPNKLERERTCQLLDTRSFLAGARVPDPAVLWRGVPGAPGPA